In Limnohabitans sp. TEGF004, the genomic window CGTGCACATGGGGCGCGACGTGTTCGGCAATCAGGTAAGGCGCACCCGACTCGCTGTGGCGCACCACAAAAATGTCGGCAGCCATCGCGCTCAGGTTGGCGATGGTGTCGAGCAACGACTCGCCTTTGGCTGCGGATGAACGCGCGATGTCCAGGTTGAACACGTCTGCCGACAAACGCGTGGCTGCGATCTCGAACGTGGTGCGTGTGCGTGTGCTGTTCTCGAAGAACAAGTTGAACACGCTCTTGCCACGCAAGAGTGGCACCTTCTTCACTTCGCGGTCGTTGACCGAGACGAAGTTGGCTGCGGTGTCGAGGATGTGCGTCAAGATATTGCGCGACAAACCTTCAGTGGAGAGCAGGTGAATCAGCTCGCCGTTTTTGTTGAGTTGGGGGTTGCGTTTGTAAAGCACTTGGAATCAGCCCTTCACTGAAAAATTAAATTGGCCGTTGTCATCTTTGGTCAGCGCCAGCGATTGGGTGGCAGGCAGTGCCACACGCGCAGCGGCGTAGTCGGCCTGAATGGGCAACTCGCGGCCACCGCGGTCCACCAACACGGCCAACTGCACATTGGCAGGACGGCCGTAATCGAACAACTCGTTGAGCACCGCGCGGATGGTGCGGCCGGTGTAGAGCACATCGTCGAGCACGATGAGGTGTGCACCGTTCACTTCAAACGGCAGTTTGGTTTGGCCACCGTCGGCCAAGCCGCGTTGCGCAAAGTCGTCGCGGTGCATGGCGGATGAAATGCTGCCGGCCTCACCTTCGAGATTCAAATCTTTTTGCAAGCGCGCCGCCAACCAAGCACCACCCGATGTGATGCCCACCAAACGTGTGGTGGGCGTGAGCATGCTGCGTACACCTTTGAGCAGCTCTTTGTACAAGCTCTCCGCATCCAGCATGAGGTTTCCGTGGGTACTCATAAGTTCTCTCGAAAAAATTGATTGAGGATGATGCAAGCCGATGCAGCGTCAGCATCTTTGGCGCCTTGGGCTTTTGCTTCGGTGGTGCTGTAACGCTCGTCCACTTCAAACACAGGCAGGTTGAAGCGACCGTTGAGTTGGCGTGCAAATTTTTTGGCCTTGGCCGTGTTCTCGTGCGCCGCACCGTCTGGGTGATATGGCACACCCACCACCAGTGCGTCGGGCTGCCACTCGGCAATGCGTTTGGTGATAAGGGCCCAACGGGCATCGCCTTCGGCATTGACCGTGGCTTGCGGTTGGGCTTCACGCAACATGCGGCTGCCATAGGCCACGCCGGTGCGTTTGACACCGAAGTCAAACGCGAGGAAAGATTGAAAGTGCGCTGGTACAGCTGGCTTTGGTGCAGAGACCAAAGGTGCTGCCGCTTGTGTGGTCACATCAAGCGCCGTGCTCATGAGTGCCCCACTTCGTTGGACAACATCCAAGGCTCGAGGCCCAGCAGCTTCATGGCACGTGCGTAGCGCTGCTCCACGGGTGTGTCAAAAATCACCGCCATGTCGGCGCCCACAGTCAGCCAACTGTTTTCAGCCAACTCCGACTCCAGCTGACCTTCACCCCAAGCTGAATAGCCCAGAGAAATCAGCACGCGTTTGGGGCCAGCGCCAATCGACAAAGCTTCGAGCACGTCTTTGGAAGTGGTCATCTCCAGGCCATCGAGGATGGTCATGGTGGAGGCGTAGACAGATGCTTTGTCGCTCACGGCGCTCAAAGCTGCGGCTTCTTGGGCGGCTTCGGTGGCAGCTTTATTTGCCTCTTGTTGCGTAGCCTCTGGAGCGGTGGCTGGTGGCGTCACCGCCACAGCCTCGCTTACTTGCTCCACCTCATGACTCCATAAGGCATCGTGCAACACAAAGCCGCGTTCGGTATGCACGGGGCCACCTTGCAACACAGGGGCATTCATCAGGTCTTGGCGATGCAAAGGCAGGTCGACTTTTTCAAACAACTCTTTCATCGACAACTCGCCAGGTTTGTTGATGACCAATCCCATCGCCCCGCGTTCGCTGTGCTCGCACACATAGACCACACTTTTGGCAAAAATCTCATCCTCCAAACTGGGCATTGCAATCAAAAAATGATGCGTCAGGTTGATGGAGAGAGAATCAGCGGTCATATGCCAATTTTAAAGGGTGAACATGCCTAAGCTCTCGCCTCATTCACCTCACGTCGACAAAGGTCTGATGTGGTTTCGACGCGACCTGCGCGCCTTTGACAACGCAGCGCTGTTTCACGCGCTCAAAAGCTGCAAGCAAGTGCATTGCGTGTTCGTGTTTGACAAGGCTATTTTGGACAGCCTGCCCCGCGCAGACCGCCGCGTGGAGTTCATCCGCGAGTCACTGGTGGCGCTGGACGCCGAGCTGCACGCCGTGGCAGGCCAAGCCGGTGCGGGCCTGATCGTGCGCCACGCCGTAGCGGCTGACGAAGTGCCACGCCTCGCCCACGAACTGGGCGTGCAAGAGGTGTTTGCCAACCACGACGACGAGCCAGATGCATTGACCCGCGATGCCCAAGTGCGTGGCGGCTTAGCCAACTTTGGTATTGGTTTTCAAACCTTCAAAGACCATGTGATTTTTGAGCGCAGCGAGGTGCTGACCCAAATGGGCAAGCCCTACGGCGTGTTCACGCCCTACAAAAACGCATGGCTGCAAAAGGTGAACGACTTTTATTTGAAGTCCTACCCCGTGGGCAAATACATCAAAGCCTTGGCAGCGCGGCCCAAGGCCTACCAAGTGCCCGTGCCTAGCTTGGCCGACATTGGCTTTGAAGCCACCAACCTCAGCAGCCTCCACGTGCCCACCGGCAGTCCCGGCGGCTTGGCCCTGTTTGAAGATTTCTTTGACCGCATGGACAAGTACGACGAAACCCGTAACTTCCCCGCCATCAAAGGCCCCAGCTACTTGGGCGTGCATTTGCGCTTTGGCACGGTGTCGATTCGCCAACTGGCATCCACCGCCTACAAGCGCATGTTGGTGGGCTCAACCGGTGCAGAAATTTGGCTGTCGGAGCTGGTGTGGCGCGATTTTTATCACCAAATCTTGCACCACCACCCGCGTGTGGTGAAGGGCGCCTTCAAGCCCGAATACAACGACATCAAATGGGACCACCACAAACATGCCAAAGAGCTGTTTGCCGCCTGGTGCGAAGGCCGCACAGGCTACCCGCTGGTGGACGCAGCGATGGCGCAAATCAACCAAACCGGCTACATGCACAACCGCCTGCGCATGGTGGTGGCCAGCTTCTTAACCAAAGACCTTGGCATTGATTGGCGCTGGGGCGAGCGCTACTTTGCCGAGCACCTGAATGACTTTGACCTCGCTGCCAACAACGGCGGCTGGCAGTGGGCCAGCTCCAGCGGCTGCGATGCACAGCCCTACTTCCGCATCTTCAACCCCACCAACCAAAGC contains:
- the pyrR gene encoding bifunctional pyr operon transcriptional regulator/uracil phosphoribosyltransferase PyrR is translated as MSTHGNLMLDAESLYKELLKGVRSMLTPTTRLVGITSGGAWLAARLQKDLNLEGEAGSISSAMHRDDFAQRGLADGGQTKLPFEVNGAHLIVLDDVLYTGRTIRAVLNELFDYGRPANVQLAVLVDRGGRELPIQADYAAARVALPATQSLALTKDDNGQFNFSVKG
- the ruvX gene encoding Holliday junction resolvase RuvX, which gives rise to MSTALDVTTQAAAPLVSAPKPAVPAHFQSFLAFDFGVKRTGVAYGSRMLREAQPQATVNAEGDARWALITKRIAEWQPDALVVGVPYHPDGAAHENTAKAKKFARQLNGRFNLPVFEVDERYSTTEAKAQGAKDADAASACIILNQFFRENL
- a CDS encoding YqgE/AlgH family protein; translation: MTADSLSINLTHHFLIAMPSLEDEIFAKSVVYVCEHSERGAMGLVINKPGELSMKELFEKVDLPLHRQDLMNAPVLQGGPVHTERGFVLHDALWSHEVEQVSEAVAVTPPATAPEATQQEANKAATEAAQEAAALSAVSDKASVYASTMTILDGLEMTTSKDVLEALSIGAGPKRVLISLGYSAWGEGQLESELAENSWLTVGADMAVIFDTPVEQRYARAMKLLGLEPWMLSNEVGHS
- a CDS encoding deoxyribodipyrimidine photo-lyase, with protein sequence MWFRRDLRAFDNAALFHALKSCKQVHCVFVFDKAILDSLPRADRRVEFIRESLVALDAELHAVAGQAGAGLIVRHAVAADEVPRLAHELGVQEVFANHDDEPDALTRDAQVRGGLANFGIGFQTFKDHVIFERSEVLTQMGKPYGVFTPYKNAWLQKVNDFYLKSYPVGKYIKALAARPKAYQVPVPSLADIGFEATNLSSLHVPTGSPGGLALFEDFFDRMDKYDETRNFPAIKGPSYLGVHLRFGTVSIRQLASTAYKRMLVGSTGAEIWLSELVWRDFYHQILHHHPRVVKGAFKPEYNDIKWDHHKHAKELFAAWCEGRTGYPLVDAAMAQINQTGYMHNRLRMVVASFLTKDLGIDWRWGERYFAEHLNDFDLAANNGGWQWASSSGCDAQPYFRIFNPTNQSEKFDPEGKFIRRYVPALAKLNNKAIHAPWLAKPLELEEAGLVLGRDYPRPIVDHAEARAHTLERYAVVKKVK